From Nicotiana tabacum cultivar K326 chromosome 15, ASM71507v2, whole genome shotgun sequence, the proteins below share one genomic window:
- the LOC107789706 gene encoding uncharacterized protein LOC107789706: MAISDKVTGNLTTLYLAMIGAMKAYGLMTGRNFSGCFVLIFSTAAVVVVLIASLTWDISLKARNAMTRDDHPQVYQHGHEFCRGGICWHGVAVSSPASQVRFQLPQNHI, encoded by the coding sequence ATGGCAATTTCAGACAAAGTAACAGGAAATTTAACAACGTTGTACCTAGCAATGATAGGTGCAATGAAAGCCTACGGGTTAATGACCGGTCGAAACTTCAGTGGTTGTTTTGTGCTAATTTTTTCGACAGCTGCAGTTGTTGTGGTCTTGATTGCAAGTCTAACGTGGGATATATCTCTCAAGGCTAGAAATGCTATGACTCGTGATGATCATCCTCAGGTTTATCAACATGGTCATGAATTTTGTCGAGGTGGCATCTGTTGGCACGGCGTCGCCGTCAGTTCCCCGGCGTCTCAAGTCCGGTTTCAGCTTCCTCAGAACCACATCTAA